DNA from Homo sapiens chromosome 1, GRCh38.p14 Primary Assembly:
CGCTATATGAGGAGCTGGATCTGCCAGCAGTGTTCTTGCAATATGAGGAAGACAGTTACAGCCACATTATGGCTCTCATTGAACAGTACGCAGCACCCCTGCCCCCAGCCGTCTTTCTGGGGCTTGCGCGCAAAATCTACAAGCGGAGAAAGTGACCTAGAGATTGCAAGGGCGGGGAGAGGAGGCTCTCAATAAATAATCGTGTAACCTTCTTGTGGTTCTGTTCTTGCTCGGCCCAGCCAGAGTCTGGCTCTTTCCAGAATGTGCAGGGTGGGGTGCTGGGAGGACTCGCTGCACGGAACCAGGACCCAGGGGCCAAAAGCTTAGGATATATCAAACCCTCTAGGTGGGTGACAAAAGACGCTAAACGCTGGGGGCGGGTCTGAGCTACGCCACGCCCATGCGCGAAGGGGTGCAGCTGCGCAGCGCAGGGTAGGTTGTGCTAGTGCCCCTCCCCTCCCGCTCTGTGCCCCGCCGGGCGGGGACCGTGGGAGCCGCGGACAAGCCCAAGGCCGGAGCGGTTCCAGGAGGACCCTGGTGAGGAGGGCTCGGCCCATGGGTGTAGACCGATGGACCTGGGCACGAGGGGCGGGGCAGGACAAGGGAGCAGGAGAAATGAATAGAGAAAGGGTGCGGTGGTGGCTGAACGATGGAGACGAATGCGGAGAGAATGGACATACCGCTGTTCCGAGGGGCGAGGGCGCAGGCTGGAGCCCGGCCGAGGCAGCCAGCAGATGCGGAGTTGACAAGCTGACGGCTGCTCCATCCTTTTCctctccagcccccaccccttTCCTGCATTCACCAGACAAACTCTGCGTAttgccccacccccatcctccacCTCCTTTCAGGGCATCTGGGTGGGTCTCCCTGGGTCCCTTCCTCTGGGAGTAAGGggtaggctggagggcagggccagATTGCGGCAGCAGGGACCTGGAGGTCCATTCTGGGCCCGGACCTCTTCCAGGCCCCCGCCCCCCTTCGGAGATCCAGAGCGCAGCCGCGTTCTCTGACCCTCCCGGCTCCATTCCCGGGGGGTTACATTCGACTCCATCTGCAAACACTGCAGTGGAAACTAATGGTCAGTCGATTGCGATTTGCATCTCATTGAAATATCTTCCAAAGCAGCCAGAGCCTTCAGGCCTGCTGCTGCCGTCAAGTCACCTCGGTGTCCTTCCCCGCAGCTCTTGTCCTCACTGGCCGGGCTTCACCACCTCTGTCTTCTAGGTCTGCACCTGTGGTTGCCAGGTAGGTGGATGTGAGAGACCCTACCCTTCTGGTTCTCTAGAAGCCATCCCATCGCCGCTAGCATCATGCTGTCCCCTCAGAGAGCTTTACTCTGCAACCTCAACCACATCCACCTCCAGCACGTCTCCCTGGGCCTGCACTTGTCCCGCCGTCCTGAGCTACAGGAGGGGCCTTTGAGCACACCCCCTCCTCCAGGAGACACTGGGGGCAAGGAGAGCAGGGGCCCCTGCAGTGGCACCCTGGTGGACGCCAATTCCAACAGCCCAGCTGTGCCCTGCCGGTGCTGCCAGGAGCACGGTCCGGGCCTAGAAAACCGGCAGGACCCGTCACAGGAGGAAGAGGGGGCTGCCtctccctcagacccaggctGCTCCTCCTCACTCAGCTCCTGCTCAGATCTTAGCCCCGATGAGTCCCCTGTCTCAGTCTACTTGCGGGACCTCCCTGGTGATGAGGATGCCCACCCTCAGCCCAGTATCATCCCCCTGGAGCAGGGCTCCCCACTGGCTTCAGCAGGCCCTGGCACCTGCTCACCGGACAGCTTCTGCTGCTCTCCTGATTCCTGCTCCGGAGCTTCTTCTTCACCCGATCCTGGCCTGGACTCGAACTGCAACGCCCTGACCACCTGCCAGGACGTCCCTTCCCCAGGCTTGGAGGAAGAGGACGAGAGGGCGGAGCAGGATCTCCCTACCTCTGAGCTCTTAGAGGCGGATGATGGGAAAATCGACGCTGGGAAAACGGAGCCCAGTTGGAAGATTAACCCAATTTGGAAAATTGACACAGAGAAAACTAAAGCTGAATGGAAAACCACTGAAAACAATAACACTGGTTGGAAAAACAACGGGAATGTTAACTCTAGCTGGAAAAGTGAACCTGAAAAATTCGACTCTGGTTGGAAAACCAACACAAGAATAACTGATTCTGGCTCGAAAACAGATGCAGGGAAAATTGATGGAGGATGGAGAAGTGACGTCAGCGAGGAGCCGGTGCCCCACCGGACAATCACGTCCTTCCACGAGCTGGCCCAGAAGCGCAAGCGGGGCCCAGGGCTGCCCCTTGTCCCGCAGGCGAAGAAAGATCGCAGTGACTGGCTCATAGTCTTCTCGCCCGACACCGAGCTCCCCCCCTCGGGGTCGCCGGGCGGCTCCTCGGCACCTCCTCGGGAAGTCACCACCTTCAAGGAACTCCGGTCCCGAAGCCGGGCCCCAGCCCCGCCAGTCCCGCCTCGAGACCCCCCAGTTGGCTGGGCTTTGGTCCCGCCCCGGCCCCCACCCCCGCCTGTCCCTCCCCGAAGGAAGAAGAACCGACCTGGACTGCAGCCCATAGCGGAGGGGCAGTCCGAGGAGGGCCGGGCTGTCAGCCCAGCGGCTGGCGAGGAGGCCCCAGCCGCGAAGGAGCCGGGCGCGCAGGCCGGCCTGGAGGGTAAGAGGTCGCAAGAAGCGGGAGGAGGGCTGGGCTTCGGCCGCTCACGCCTCCTAGGCTTCCAACCCGGCCCCCTGTCTTCCCTCCATTCTGTGTCACCCATCCTCCCCGCCCCTTCTACCAGGGAGCGCTCCGGGAAAGGGAAACTGGGTGGGTCATTGGGTTATGGGACTAACTGTTTGCTCCCTCTTCTTCCCGCCCCTTCTTGCCTGGCTGCCCATCCCGCTGCCCTCCTTCCCTCTGCGCCTGGCCCCGCCAATCCCGCCTGCAGCCGGTCCCCTCCTGCTCCCTCGGCCCCTGGTTTTCCGGTTCTCGGCCGACGGGCGccccctgttggagggtgggggcgCAGGCGCAGCTGGGTCTCTGCTCCTGGCTCCTCTGGCCGGGTGGCCCGGCGCCGGGCTGCGGCTGCTGGGGGCGCCGAGCCCCCCAGAGGAGCAGCTGCTGCCCGTCCGCCTGTCCCCGGTGGGAGCCTATTCGCCTCCGACTCGGGGAGCCTTGCCCTGCCTGGCCAGCCCCGAGCTGGCACTGCTGCTGTCCCCGCTCTTTCCCAGAAGTAGCACCTTCCCCGCCGCGGCTCCCCCACCCCGCCAGGTACCCGCCCCCCCGCTGCCACCGCAACCTCGTCCGCCGAAGGCCCCTCGCTGGACCAGGAGCCCATCGCCTCCGCCCAGGCTACGTAAGACGGACCCGGGCTAGCCCCGCGGGCCACGCCTCAGGCGGGCCGCCCCGCCCACTCTCGCCCGGCCCCGTTTTCGCTTTTTTTCCGGGGTTGCCCAGCTTAGTCCCGCCCTTCAGTTTAAGCCGACTCCAAGCAAGTTTGTCGGCCTTGGGGAGTCTGGCCCCGTTCCTAGTGCTGGAGGGGGAAGTTGTTGCCTTTCCTGCTCCGTGGGCCGGCCCCCTCTCCCTCCAGACCCACCTGGGCATAGTGGACGCGGGCTTACCCAGCCTCCATGCCAAGTCTAGGGGGTCCCAGCGAGTCTGTTGTTAGGGGCTTTGGGTCACACCCTCTGTGGAATTCCTTGGCCTGTGCAGCTCGGGCCTGCCCCCCGACCTTGCTAGGGAGGGGTGGAGGGTGAAGCTCCCGGGAGCTCATTGGCACTAGAGGTTCTGGCCACGCCCTCTCCGCGAGTCCAGTCCCACGCGGGATGAAGAGGGCACCCTCCGCCAAGAGGCTGCTGCGGGACCCGGGTTTCCCCTTTCCGGCGCCTTCCAGCCTCCCAATCCTCGGGTCTCGCCTCCCTCCGTCTCCTCCCTTTCCCCTGTCTGTCTTTCCATTGGTCCATGCCGCCCACGTGCTCCCCGGGGCTCCGCAGGCAGGACTGGGCCCCGGGGCGGTGCGCTGGGCTACACCTCCCTCCCCGCGCCCCGTCCTCTCCCGCCCTACAGGCCCTAGCAGGGCAGGCGGGAGGTGAGCGCGGCCATCCCGCTCCCGGAGTTCCGGGATCCTGGAGGTGGGGGCTGTGCCCTGAGGGAGGGCACAGGGAACCGGGATGGGGCTGGGGGACAGCGAGTGCTGGGAAGTGTGCGAGATTTCACTCCGGGGCTCGGGTCGAGCTACCCCGTGCTTCAGGCGGTCCTGCGCCTCCTCTCCCCAAGACCCTTCGGGGACACAGCACTGCAGACCCGCCGGAGACAACTTGTGCGGGAGCCCGGAGTCCTCGGAATAACACTTGGTAAGTGTTACCGCGCCCTTCTTCCCTTACGCCAGTCCGTAGTTCGTGGTCCTTCGCCGGTGTCCCCGGAGCCCAGCGGCTGTGGATGGCAGAAGCCCAGAGTGGGACTGGTCAGCTGCAGGAGCAGAAGAAAGGTAGGGCACCCTGACTCCCGACCCCGCGCTTCCGAATAAACTGCCCTTCGCCCCCGGCCCTGCTCTCAGGCTGTCCGAAGGCAGTCTCTCCACGCCCCTCGGGCAAGCCTGGGTAGGGGCGCGGCCTCCTAGCGTCTTCCCTTTCCCACTCCTCCCAGGTCTTCTGATAGCCGTCAGCGTCTCCGTTGATAAAATCATCTCGCATTTCGGGGCCGCCCGGAACTTGGTGCAGAAGGTGAAGGTGGCTGGGGGGAGGCTGTTGGGATGAGGAGAGTAATGGAGCTCCGCGGGGGGTGCGGGAATGGTTGGCgggaggtggctgggaggtgTCTGGAGGGATCTCTGGAGCCATCGGCATCGCGCCACCTCCAGGCCCAGTTGGGTGATAGCCGGCTGAGCCCGGATGTGGGGCACCTGGTGCTGACCACCCTCTGCCCGGCCCTCCACGCCCTGGTGGCGGACGGGCTGAAGCCTTTCCGGAAGGACCTCATCACCGGGCAGCGCAGGAGCAGCCCCTGGAGCGTGGTGGAGGCGTCGGTGAAGCCAGGTGAGCCAGGAGGGCGTGGGACCCGGCAGTGCGCAGGGCAGGGCCGGGCTTGGCTGACTGCACCCCACGTTCTCAGGCTCCAGCACCCGCTCCCTTGGAACCCTGTATAGCCAGGTCAGCCGTCTAGCCCCGCTGAGCAGCAGCCGTAGCCGCTTCCATGCCTTTATCCTGGGCCTCCTCAAGTGAGTTGCCTTCTTTCCAGTGCCCTTCCCACGACCTGGGACTGCAGGAGCGTCATGGGTGGGACACAGTAGTAGTGCCTCACATCCCCAGAGAAGGCCCCCCCTCTTCCAATCTCatctcccatcctccacccagAGAGGACTGGAGTCCTCCACCTCCCTGAACTTCCATTCCCTCTTTTCTCCCCTAGCACCAAGCAGTTGGAGCTGTGGTTTTCCAGTCTCCAGGAAGATGCAGGTCAGAGGTTCAGATGGTAGAGGATGGGGCTGATGGGCTGGGAGGATGGGAAGGAAAGAGTTCTCTCCTGCTGGTTCCCACTGCTGCCAGAATGCCATTAATCCAGATCTCCGATCTTATTACTCTTCTAATTAAAACTTTCTAAGGAGGCCCATCGCCCATAGGATGAAAGACCCAAAGCCTTGGCTGTCTGGCCTCTGCCCTCTTCCCCTGCCTTGGAGGGTCTTGCCAACAGTCTTCCCGCCTGGCCCTTCCTGCTCCAGGGCCCTGCTTATGCTGTTCCTCTACCTTCTGCCCCTCCTGCTTCCTCTGAACTATCATTCATCCTTTGAGTCCTTCCCCAGTGAGGCCCTACCTCTACCCTCGGACTAGGCCAACCCCCACGCCTCATTTTGTATGTGCTTCTATGGCTCTCCTGTCCTCCTCCTCTGTAGCCTTTGCACTGTCTCTGTTACTTGTCACCACTTGCTGTGTGTGTCTTCCTATTTGGGCTAGGTTCCATGCAGGCGGGGATGTCAGTCCTATAGCCCACCACatccttcctcctctctgcccCAGTGCCCAGCAGAGTGAGGCCTGGGAAGATGTGTGCTGACTGGTGGGCTGCTCTGGGGGGTCTTCTGGGACTAGGTCCAGGGCAGGAGCTGATGTTGGCCTGCTCTTTTCCAGGCCTGCTCTCCCTCCTGTACCTGCCAACAGGATTTTTCTCCCTGGCCCGCGGTGGTTGTCCCTCCCTGTCCACagagctgctgctcctgctgcagCCATTGTCGGTGCTCACTTTCCACCTGGACCTGCTCTTTGagcaccaccaccacctgccCCTGGGCCCACCTCAGGCCCCTGCCCCTCCAGGCCCACCTCCAGCTCTGCAGCAGACTATGCAAGCCATGCTGCACTTTGGGGGCCGGCTGGCCCAGAGCCTTCGGGGGACTTCCAAGGAAGCTGCTTCAGACCCCTCTGACTCTCCAAACCTTCCCACAccagggagctggtgggagcagTTGACCCAGGCCTCCCGGGTCTATGCCTCTGGGGGCACTGAGGGCTTTCCTCTTTCCCGATGGGCACCGGGGCGTCATGGGACTGCAGCTGAAGAAGGTGCACAGGAGAGACCCCTGCCCACAGATGAGATGGCACCAGGCAGGGGCCTCTGGTTGGGAAGACTATTTGGAGTGCCTGGGGGCCCCGCAGAAAATGAGAATGGAGCCCTAAAGTCCAGGTAATGGGGTACCTTGTCCTTTCTATGACCTTCTGACTCTCTCAGATCTCCTAGCGGCTTCATTTGAAACTCTCTAGTGATGATCCTTTAGGGCAGAGATTGGCGGTC
Protein-coding regions in this window:
- the RUSC1 gene encoding AP-4 complex accessory subunit RUSC1 isoform b (isoform b is encoded by transcript variant 2) gives rise to the protein MLSPQRALLCNLNHIHLQHVSLGLHLSRRPELQEGPLSTPPPPGDTGGKESRGPCSGTLVDANSNSPAVPCRCCQEHGPGLENRQDPSQEEEGAASPSDPGCSSSLSSCSDLSPDESPVSVYLRDLPGDEDAHPQPSIIPLEQGSPLASAGPGTCSPDSFCCSPDSCSGASSSPDPGLDSNCNALTTCQDVPSPGLEEEDERAEQDLPTSELLEADDGKIDAGKTEPSWKINPIWKIDTEKTKAEWKTTENNNTGWKNNGNVNSSWKSEPEKFDSGWKTNTRITDSGSKTDAGKIDGGWRSDVSEEPVPHRTITSFHELAQKRKRGPGLPLVPQAKKDRSDWLIVFSPDTELPPSGSPGGSSAPPREVTTFKELRSRSRAPAPPVPPRDPPVGWALVPPRPPPPPVPPRRKKNRPGLQPIAEGQSEEGRAVSPAAGEEAPAAKEPGAQAGLEVRSSWSFAGVPGAQRLWMAEAQSGTGQLQEQKKGLLIAVSVSVDKIISHFGAARNLVQKAQLGDSRLSPDVGHLVLTTLCPALHALVADGLKPFRKDLITGQRRSSPWSVVEASVKPGSSTRSLGTLYSQVSRLAPLSSSRSRFHAFILGLLNTKQLELWFSSLQEDAGSWWEQLTQASRVYASGGTEGFPLSRWAPGRHGTAAEEGAQERPLPTDEMAPGRGLWLGRLFGVPGGPAENENGALKSRRPSSWLPPTVSVLALVKRGAPPEMPSPQELEASAPRMVQTHRAVRALCDHTAARPDQLSFRRGEVLRVITTVDEDWLRCGRDGMEGLVPVGYTSLVL
- the RUSC1 gene encoding AP-4 complex accessory subunit RUSC1 isoform g (isoform g is encoded by transcript variant 7) translates to MAEAQSGTGQLQEQKKGLLIAVSVSVDKIISHFGAARNLVQKAQLGDSRLSPDVGHLVLTTLCPALHALVADGLKPFRKDLITGQRRSSPWSVVEASVKPGSSTRSLGTLYSQVSRLAPLSSSRSRFHAFILGLLNTKQLELWFSSLQEDAGSWWEQLTQASRVYASGGTEGFPLSRWAPGRHGTAAEEGAQERPLPTDEMAPGRGLWLGRLFGVPGGPAENENGALKSRRPSSWLPPTVSVLALVKRGAPPEMPSPQELEASAPRMVQTHRAVRALCDHTAARPDQLSFRRGEVLRVITTVDEDWLRCGRDGMEGLVPVGYTSLVL
- the RUSC1 gene encoding AP-4 complex accessory subunit RUSC1 isoform e (isoform e is encoded by transcript variant 5), which gives rise to MAEAQSGTGQLQEQKKGLLIAVSVSVDKIISHFGAARNLVQKPFRKDLITGQRRSSPWSVVEASVKPGSSTRSLGTLYSQVSRLAPLSSSRSRFHAFILGLLNTKQLELWFSSLQEDAGLLSLLYLPTGFFSLARGGCPSLSTELLLLLQPLSVLTFHLDLLFEHHHHLPLGPPQAPAPPGPPPALQQTMQAMLHFGGRLAQSLRGTSKEAASDPSDSPNLPTPGSWWEQLTQASRVYASGGTEGFPLSRWAPGRHGTAAEEGAQERPLPTDEMAPGRGLWLGRLFGVPGGPAENENGALKSRRPSSWLPPTVSVLALVKRGAPPEMPSPQELEASAPRMVQTHRAVRALCDHTAARPDQLSFRRGEVLRVITTVDEDWLRCGRDGMEGLVPVGYTSLVL
- the RUSC1 gene encoding AP-4 complex accessory subunit RUSC1 isoform X5, producing the protein MPPTCSPGLRRQDWAPGRCAGLHLPPRAPSSPALQALAGQAGVRSSWSFAGVPGAQRLWMAEAQSGTGQLQEQKKGLLIAVSVSVDKIISHFGAARNLVQKAQLGDSRLSPDVGHLVLTTLCPALHALVADGLKPFRKDLITGQRRSSPWSVVEASVKPGSSTRSLGTLYSQVSRLAPLSSSRSRFHAFILGLLNTKQLELWFSSLQEDAGSWWEQLTQASRVYASGGTEGFPLSRWAPGRHGTAAEEGAQERPLPTDEMAPGRGLWLGRLFGVPGGPAENENGALKSRRPSSWLPPTVSVLALVKRGAPPEMPSPQELEASAPRMVQTHRAVRALCDHTAARPDQLSFRRGEVLRVITTVDEDWLRCGRDGMEGLVPVGYTSLVL
- the RUSC1 gene encoding AP-4 complex accessory subunit RUSC1 isoform c (isoform c is encoded by transcript variant 3), producing MPPTCSPGLRRQDWAPGRCAGLHLPPRAPSSPALQALAGQAGVRSSWSFAGVPGAQRLWMAEAQSGTGQLQEQKKGLLIAVSVSVDKIISHFGAARNLVQKAQLGDSRLSPDVGHLVLTTLCPALHALVADGLKPFRKDLITGQRRSSPWSVVEASVKPGSSTRSLGTLYSQVSRLAPLSSSRSRFHAFILGLLNTKQLELWFSSLQEDAGLLSLLYLPTGFFSLARGGCPSLSTELLLLLQPLSVLTFHLDLLFEHHHHLPLGPPQAPAPPGPPPALQQTMQAMLHFGGRLAQSLRGTSKEAASDPSDSPNLPTPGSWWEQLTQASRVYASGGTEGFPLSRWAPGRHGTAAEEGAQERPLPTDEMAPGRGLWLGRLFGVPGGPAENENGALKSRRPSSWLPPTVSVLALVKRGAPPEMPSPQELEASAPRMVQTHRAVRALCDHTAARPDQLSFRRGEVLRVITTVDEDWLRCGRDGMEGLVPVGYTSLVL
- the RUSC1 gene encoding AP-4 complex accessory subunit RUSC1 isoform X2, encoding MLSPQRALLCNLNHIHLQHVSLGLHLSRRPELQEGPLSTPPPPGDTGGKESRGPCSGTLVDANSNSPAVPCRCCQEHGPGLENRQDPSQEEEGAASPSDPGCSSSLSSCSDLSPDESPVSVYLRDLPGDEDAHPQPSIIPLEQGSPLASAGPGTCSPDSFCCSPDSCSGASSSPDPGLDSNCNALTTCQDVPSPGLEEEDERAEQDLPTSELLEADDGKIDAGKTEPSWKINPIWKIDTEKTKAEWKTTENNNTGWKNNGNVNSSWKSEPEKFDSGWKTNTRITDSGSKTDAGKIDGGWRSDVSEEPVPHRTITSFHELAQKRKRGPGLPLVPQAKKDRSDWLIVFSPDTELPPSGSPGGSSAPPREVTTFKELRSRSRAPAPPVPPRDPPVGWALVPPRPPPPPVPPRRKKNRPGLQPIAEGQSEEGRAVSPAAGEEAPAAKEPGAQAGLEAGPLLLPRPLVFRFSADGRPLLEGGGAGAAGSLLLAPLAGWPGAGLRLLGAPSPPEEQLLPVRLSPVGAYSPPTRGALPCLASPELALLLSPLFPRSSTFPAAAPPPRQVPAPPLPPQPRPPKAPRWTRSPSPPPRLLRSSWSFAGVPGAQRLWMAEAQSGTGQLQEQKKGLLIAVSVSVDKIISHFGAARNLVQKAQLGDSRLSPDVGHLVLTTLCPALHALVADGLKPFRKDLITGQRRSSPWSVVEASVKPGSSTRSLGTLYSQVSRLAPLSSSRSRFHAFILGLLNTKQLELWFSSLQEDAGSWWEQLTQASRVYASGGTEGFPLSRWAPGRHGTAAEEGAQERPLPTDEMAPGRGLWLGRLFGVPGGPAENENGALKSRRPSSWLPPTVSVLALVKRGAPPEMPSPQELEASAPRMVQTHRAVRALCDHTAARPDQLSFRRGEVLRVITTVDEDWLRCGRDGMEGLVPVGYTSLVL
- the RUSC1 gene encoding AP-4 complex accessory subunit RUSC1 isoform X4: MAEAQSGTGQLQEQKKGLLIAVSVSVDKIISHFGAARNLVQKAQLGDSRLSPDVGHLVLTTLCPALHALVADGLKPFRKDLITGQRRSSPWSVVEASVKPGSSTRSLGTLYSQVSRLAPLSSSRSRFHAFILGLLNTKQLELWFSSLQEDAGLLSLLYLPTGFFSLARGGCPSLSTELLLLLQPLSVLTFHLDLLFEHHHHLPLGPPQAPAPPGPPPALQQTMQAMLHFGGRLAQSLRGTSKEAASDPSDSPNLPTPGSWWEQLTQASRVYASGGTEGFPLSRWAPGRHGTAAEEGAQERPLPTDEMAPGRGLWLGRLFGVPGGPAENENGALKSRRPSSWLPPTVSVLALVKRGAPPEMPSPQELEASAPRMVQTHRAVRALCDHTAARPDQLSFRRGEVLRVITTVDEDWLRCGRDGMEGLVPVGYTSLVL
- the RUSC1 gene encoding AP-4 complex accessory subunit RUSC1 isoform X1, translated to MLSPQRALLCNLNHIHLQHVSLGLHLSRRPELQEGPLSTPPPPGDTGGKESRGPCSGTLVDANSNSPAVPCRCCQEHGPGLENRQDPSQEEEGAASPSDPGCSSSLSSCSDLSPDESPVSVYLRDLPGDEDAHPQPSIIPLEQGSPLASAGPGTCSPDSFCCSPDSCSGASSSPDPGLDSNCNALTTCQDVPSPGLEEEDERAEQDLPTSELLEADDGKIDAGKTEPSWKINPIWKIDTEKTKAEWKTTENNNTGWKNNGNVNSSWKSEPEKFDSGWKTNTRITDSGSKTDAGKIDGGWRSDVSEEPVPHRTITSFHELAQKRKRGPGLPLVPQAKKDRSDWLIVFSPDTELPPSGSPGGSSAPPREVTTFKELRSRSRAPAPPVPPRDPPVGWALVPPRPPPPPVPPRRKKNRPGLQPIAEGQSEEGRAVSPAAGEEAPAAKEPGAQAGLEAGPLLLPRPLVFRFSADGRPLLEGGGAGAAGSLLLAPLAGWPGAGLRLLGAPSPPEEQLLPVRLSPVGAYSPPTRGALPCLASPELALLLSPLFPRSSTFPAAAPPPRQVPAPPLPPQPRPPKAPRWTRSPSPPPRLLRSSWSFAGVPGAQRLWMAEAQSGTGQLQEQKKGLLIAVSVSVDKIISHFGAARNLVQKAQLGDSRLSPDVGHLVLTTLCPALHALVADGLKPFRKDLITGQRRSSPWSVVEASVKPGSSTRSLGTLYSQVSRLAPLSSSRSRFHAFILGLLNTKQLELWFSSLQEDAGLLSLLYLPTGFFSLARGGCPSLSTELLLLLQPLSVLTFHLDLLFEHHHHLPLGPPQAPAPPGPPPALQQTMQAMLHFGGRLAQSLRGTSKEAASDPSDSPNLPTPGSWWEQLTQASRVYASGGTEGFPLSRWAPGRHGTAAEEGAQERPLPTDEMAPGRGLWLGRLFGVPGGPAENENGALKSRRPSSWLPPTVSVLALVKRGAPPEMPSPQELEASAPRMVQTHRAVRALCDHTAARPDQLSFRRGEVLRVITTVDEDWLRCGRDGMEGLVPVGYTSLVL
- the RUSC1 gene encoding AP-4 complex accessory subunit RUSC1 isoform X3; translation: MLSPQRALLCNLNHIHLQHVSLGLHLSRRPELQEGPLSTPPPPGDTGGKESRGPCSGTLVDANSNSPAVPCRCCQEHGPGLENRQDPSQEEEGAASPSDPGCSSSLSSCSDLSPDESPVSVYLRDLPGDEDAHPQPSIIPLEQGSPLASAGPGTCSPDSFCCSPDSCSGASSSPDPGLDSNCNALTTCQDVPSPGLEEEDERAEQDLPTSELLEADDGKIDAGKTEPSWKINPIWKIDTEKTKAEWKTTENNNTGWKNNGNVNSSWKSEPEKFDSGWKTNTRITDSGSKTDAGKIDGGWRSDVSEEPVPHRTITSFHELAQKRKRGPGLPLVPQAKKDRSDWLIVFSPDTELPPSGSPGGSSAPPREVTTFKELRSRSRAPAPPVPPRDPPVGWALVPPRPPPPPVPPRRKKNRPGLQPIAEGQSEEGRAVSPAAGEEAPAAKEPGAQAGLEVRSSWSFAGVPGAQRLWMAEAQSGTGQLQEQKKGLLIAVSVSVDKIISHFGAARNLVQKAQLGDSRLSPDVGHLVLTTLCPALHALVADGLKPFRKDLITGQRRSSPWSVVEASVKPGSSTRSLGTLYSQVSRLAPLSSSRSRFHAFILGLLNTKQLELWFSSLQEDAGLLSLLYLPTGFFSLARGGCPSLSTELLLLLQPLSVLTFHLDLLFEHHHHLPLGPPQAPAPPGPPPALQQTMQAMLHFGGRLAQSLRGTSKEAASDPSDSPNLPTPGSWWEQLTQASRVYASGGTEGFPLSRWAPGRHGTAAEEGAQERPLPTDEMAPGRGLWLGRLFGVPGGPAENENGALKSRRPSSWLPPTVSVLALVKRGAPPEMPSPQELEASAPRMVQTHRAVRALCDHTAARPDQLSFRRGEVLRVITTVDEDWLRCGRDGMEGLVPVGYTSLVL
- the RUSC1 gene encoding AP-4 complex accessory subunit RUSC1 isoform f (isoform f is encoded by transcript variant 6), which gives rise to MRRVMELRGGCGNGWREVAGRCLEGSLEPSASRHLQAQLGDSRLSPDVGHLVLTTLCPALHALVADGLKPFRKDLITGQRRSSPWSVVEASVKPGSSTRSLGTLYSQVSRLAPLSSSRSRFHAFILGLLNTKQLELWFSSLQEDAGLLSLLYLPTGFFSLARGGCPSLSTELLLLLQPLSVLTFHLDLLFEHHHHLPLGPPQAPAPPGPPPALQQTMQAMLHFGGRLAQSLRGTSKEAASDPSDSPNLPTPGSWWEQLTQASRVYASGGTEGFPLSRWAPGRHGTAAEEGAQERPLPTDEMAPGRGLWLGRLFGVPGGPAENENGALKSRRPSSWLPPTVSVLALVKRGAPPEMPSPQELEASAPRMVQTHRAVRALCDHTAARPDQLSFRRGEVLRVITTVDEDWLRCGRDGMEGLVPVGYTSLVL